One Yimella lutea DNA window includes the following coding sequences:
- a CDS encoding FecCD family ABC transporter permease, with protein MSTLVSTRPASGRPTTGRGSRRRAGVGFAIATATLGVACALSLAIGSSSSLGMLDALHAFFTGTGDAAAVVDARATRTLVAVVVGASVAVSGAALQGLTRNPLADPGLLGVNAGASLAVVIGLTAGFAGNQLSFVLLALLGGALAAFAVYAIASAAYGGAGPITLALTGAAVTAGCSSITAALLMRDQGALEVYRFWQVGSVGGRESANLLLTLPFLAVGALIVVASARTLNALALGDDLARALGRRVALVRITVAAGAVLLACTATSIAGPIAFVGLVVPHVVRGFAGPDHTRLLPLCALGGAAMLTLADVIGRVVARPGELPAGILTALVGVPALIVLLRRKVVTL; from the coding sequence GTGAGCACTCTCGTCTCCACCCGACCCGCGTCCGGCCGACCCACAACCGGACGCGGGTCGCGCCGGCGCGCCGGCGTCGGCTTCGCGATCGCGACGGCGACCTTGGGCGTCGCCTGCGCGCTCTCCCTCGCCATCGGCTCCAGCAGCAGCCTCGGCATGCTCGACGCTTTGCACGCGTTCTTCACCGGCACCGGTGACGCGGCCGCCGTCGTCGATGCACGCGCCACCCGCACCCTCGTCGCCGTCGTCGTCGGGGCGTCGGTCGCCGTGTCGGGTGCCGCGCTGCAGGGGCTCACCCGCAACCCGCTGGCCGACCCGGGACTGCTCGGTGTCAACGCCGGCGCTTCACTGGCCGTCGTCATCGGCCTGACCGCCGGCTTCGCCGGCAACCAACTGTCGTTCGTGCTCCTTGCCCTGCTCGGCGGCGCTCTCGCGGCGTTCGCCGTCTATGCGATCGCCTCCGCGGCCTACGGTGGCGCTGGCCCGATCACGCTGGCACTGACCGGCGCCGCGGTCACCGCCGGCTGCTCGAGCATCACCGCCGCGCTGCTCATGCGCGACCAGGGGGCGCTTGAGGTCTACCGTTTCTGGCAGGTGGGCTCCGTCGGCGGACGCGAGTCGGCGAACCTGCTCCTCACCCTCCCCTTCCTCGCCGTCGGCGCACTGATCGTGGTCGCCTCGGCGCGCACTCTCAACGCGCTCGCACTCGGCGACGACCTCGCCCGTGCCCTCGGCCGGCGGGTCGCGCTGGTGCGCATCACCGTCGCCGCCGGAGCCGTGCTGCTCGCCTGCACGGCCACCTCGATCGCCGGCCCGATCGCCTTCGTCGGGCTCGTCGTGCCCCACGTCGTGCGCGGCTTCGCTGGGCCCGACCACACCCGCTTGCTGCCGCTGTGCGCCCTGGGCGGCGCCGCGATGCTGACCCTCGCCGACGTCATCGGACGCGTCGTGGCCCGCCCAGGCGAGCTTCCGGCCGGCATCCTCACCGCACTGGTCGGGGTGCCCGCGCTGATCGTGTTGCTGCGCCGAAAGGTGGTCACCCTGTGA
- a CDS encoding iron-siderophore ABC transporter substrate-binding protein — protein sequence MQKIALPIALLATGLLAACSTGPTGGADSQTAGTQAAGATTTTDSGDFPVTVKTALGSATITKAPQRVVTLGWSDQDVAVSLGVAPVGAPEVTWGGNAGKSTDWYDAALAKIGGKQPTRYSDADGTPFDKVAALKPDLILATNSGITKDDYAKLSKIAPVVAYPDQPWGTSWQQSLDLVGKAFGKSTEAAKLKTDTENSIKTAVAKYPAIKGKSAAWAWFTPTDLSKVSFYTSIDNRPRMLEAFGMTTPSFVTKLSAGKPNLFSVDVSAENASTADADVLVFYVDNAAQTKQITGNALLSKIPALQRGSYVASSDNVAAMPMSSPTPLSIPTALEKFLPQLAAAAAKAL from the coding sequence ATGCAGAAGATCGCACTTCCCATCGCGCTGCTGGCAACGGGCTTGCTCGCAGCCTGCTCGACCGGGCCGACCGGTGGCGCCGACAGCCAAACCGCGGGCACCCAGGCGGCCGGCGCCACAACGACCACCGACAGCGGCGACTTCCCGGTGACTGTGAAGACCGCGCTCGGTTCCGCCACCATCACCAAGGCGCCGCAGCGAGTGGTGACCCTCGGCTGGAGCGACCAGGACGTCGCGGTCTCGCTCGGCGTCGCGCCGGTCGGCGCGCCGGAAGTCACCTGGGGTGGCAACGCCGGCAAGTCGACCGATTGGTACGACGCCGCGCTGGCGAAGATCGGCGGAAAGCAGCCCACCCGCTACAGCGACGCCGACGGCACCCCGTTCGACAAGGTCGCCGCGCTCAAGCCTGACCTGATCCTCGCGACCAACTCCGGCATCACCAAAGACGACTACGCGAAGCTGTCGAAGATCGCGCCTGTCGTCGCCTACCCCGACCAGCCCTGGGGCACCTCGTGGCAGCAGTCGCTCGACCTCGTCGGCAAGGCGTTCGGCAAGTCCACCGAGGCCGCGAAGCTGAAGACCGACACCGAGAACTCGATCAAGACCGCCGTCGCGAAGTACCCCGCAATCAAGGGCAAGTCGGCGGCGTGGGCCTGGTTCACACCGACCGACCTGTCGAAGGTGAGCTTCTACACCAGCATCGACAACCGTCCGCGCATGCTCGAGGCGTTCGGTATGACGACGCCGAGCTTCGTCACCAAGCTGTCGGCCGGCAAGCCCAACCTGTTCAGCGTCGATGTCTCCGCCGAGAACGCCTCGACCGCCGACGCCGACGTGCTGGTCTTCTACGTCGACAACGCAGCGCAGACCAAGCAGATCACCGGCAACGCGCTGCTGTCGAAAATCCCTGCGCTGCAACGTGGTTCGTACGTCGCCAGCTCCGACAACGTCGCGGCCATGCCGATGTCCAGCCCCACCCCGCTGAGCATCCCGACCGCACTCGAGAAGTTCCTGCCGCAGCTTGCTGCGGCCGCCGCCAAGGCGCTGTGA